The Streptomyces sp. NBC_01353 genome contains a region encoding:
- a CDS encoding 2-hydroxy-3-oxopropionate reductase, giving the protein MSNLPKIAWIGLGIMGSPMSENLIKAGYSVTGFTLEQDKLDRLAAAGGTVAGSIAEAVKDADVVVTMVPASPQVEAISYGPEGILENAKQGALIIDMSSITPQTSIDLAKNAAAKGIRVIDAPVSGGEAGAIEAVLSIMVGGEQADFDQALPILEALGKTIVLCGPHGSGQTVKAANQLIVAVNIQACAEAVVFLEKSGVNLQAALDVLNGGLAGSTVLTRKKDNFLNRDFKPGFRIDLHHKDMGIVTDAARNVGAALPVGAVVAQLVASLRAQGDGGLDHSALLRAVERLSGQQV; this is encoded by the coding sequence TCAAGGCCGGTTACTCCGTCACCGGCTTCACCCTGGAGCAGGACAAGCTGGACCGCCTCGCCGCGGCCGGCGGCACGGTCGCCGGCTCGATCGCCGAGGCCGTCAAGGACGCCGACGTGGTCGTCACGATGGTGCCCGCCTCCCCGCAGGTCGAGGCCATCTCCTACGGTCCCGAGGGCATCCTGGAGAACGCCAAGCAGGGCGCGCTGATCATCGACATGTCGTCGATCACCCCGCAGACCTCGATCGACCTCGCCAAGAACGCCGCCGCGAAGGGCATCCGCGTCATCGACGCCCCGGTGTCCGGCGGCGAAGCCGGCGCCATCGAGGCCGTCCTGTCGATCATGGTGGGTGGCGAGCAGGCCGACTTCGACCAGGCCCTGCCGATCCTCGAGGCCCTCGGCAAGACCATCGTCCTGTGCGGTCCGCACGGCTCCGGTCAGACCGTGAAGGCCGCCAACCAGCTCATCGTCGCCGTCAACATCCAGGCGTGCGCCGAGGCCGTGGTCTTCCTCGAGAAGTCCGGCGTGAACCTCCAGGCCGCCCTGGACGTCCTCAACGGCGGTCTGGCCGGCTCCACGGTCCTGACCCGCAAGAAGGACAACTTCCTGAACCGGGACTTCAAGCCCGGCTTCCGGATCGACCTGCACCACAAGGACATGGGCATCGTCACCGACGCCGCCCGCAACGTCGGCGCGGCCCTCCCGGTCGGTGCCGTCGTCGCCCAGCTGGTCGCCTCCCTGCGTGCGCAGGGCGACGGCGGCCTGGACCACTCGGCCCTGCTGCGCGCCGTCGAGCGCCTCTCCGGCCAGCAGGTCTGA